In one Cloacibacillus porcorum genomic region, the following are encoded:
- a CDS encoding SPFH domain-containing protein, with amino-acid sequence MLSTIFLTFIVFVLIMIVMANVRIVPQGSVYVVERLGTYLCTWGAGLHVKLPFVDRIANKVSIKEQVVDFVPQSVITKDNVTMQIDTVVFFQVTDAKMLTYGVEYPLSAIENLTATTLRNIIGSLELDHTLTSRDQINSTITETLDKATDKWGIKVNRVEVKNIVPPQEIMAAMERQMKAEREKRESILLAEGEKQSKILIAEGEKESAILRADAVKEQKIREAAGEAEAILAVQRAVADSIKMLNESAPSKEVVALKSLEAFGKAADGQATKIIIPSEIQGLAGLAASLKELVKEDPKEAK; translated from the coding sequence ATGCTTTCAACGATATTTCTGACATTCATCGTATTTGTGCTGATAATGATCGTCATGGCCAACGTCCGCATCGTGCCGCAGGGCAGCGTCTACGTTGTGGAACGGCTTGGGACCTACCTCTGCACCTGGGGCGCGGGGCTGCATGTCAAACTGCCCTTTGTGGACCGTATCGCGAATAAGGTCTCGATCAAGGAGCAGGTGGTGGATTTTGTGCCGCAGTCGGTCATCACCAAGGATAATGTTACGATGCAGATAGACACGGTGGTATTCTTCCAGGTGACGGACGCCAAGATGCTTACCTACGGTGTGGAATATCCGCTCTCGGCGATAGAGAACCTCACCGCGACCACGCTGAGAAACATAATCGGCTCTCTGGAACTCGACCACACCCTGACCTCAAGAGACCAAATAAACTCCACCATTACGGAGACGCTTGACAAGGCCACCGATAAATGGGGCATCAAGGTCAACCGGGTGGAGGTCAAAAACATCGTGCCGCCGCAGGAGATCATGGCGGCGATGGAACGCCAGATGAAGGCCGAACGTGAGAAACGTGAATCGATACTGCTCGCAGAGGGAGAAAAGCAGAGCAAAATCCTCATCGCCGAGGGTGAAAAAGAGTCGGCGATACTGCGCGCCGACGCCGTCAAAGAGCAGAAGATACGCGAGGCGGCCGGCGAAGCGGAGGCTATCCTCGCAGTACAGCGTGCGGTAGCAGACAGTATCAAAATGCTCAACGAATCGGCCCCCTCCAAAGAGGTGGTGGCCCTCAAGAGCCTGGAAGCCTTCGGCAAGGCCGCAGACGGACAGGCGACAAAGATCATCATCCCCTCGGAGATACAGGGACTCGCGGGGCTTGCCGCCTCGCTCAAAGAGCTGGTCAAAGAAGACCCCAAAGAGGCAAAGTAA
- a CDS encoding Ig-like domain-containing protein: protein MSNVVCAYTVDPASLSFNREAGIANPLFRTWPGNDPSAVLNWSSSDVPGVTLTQDGDNNTVISATKKGVFNVGASLTLTATKFGKSDVLPLRLAGDTADTSSNPLLAPALSAAVRVTSDITRVKSIKITNAPQSLKEGEAFNLICEVLPEDATNKDLVWSSSNNKVAAVTGQSGEITALLAGETVITVEARDGSGIRDQFTLTVKKDYLSNPKPERPAVKTDTAALSKPEYYGESEIEELAKAISMDKSLLTAKEDGSVILRQDVVGGALESVKKENPGLYYESVMPVPLIKAACGSAESGRIIAFGFTVSGDNFGKADSARDIKVMKVLPDGRGVLFKAIGEEREIEDRSCALYKDGEIYSGPVMPEENYVLTLFIKDGGEFDLDGAENGSVIDPLVVLKAKEAPARESSSGGGCSAGFGGAALLALAALPVLLRGRRRR from the coding sequence TTGTCTAACGTAGTCTGCGCCTACACCGTGGACCCTGCCTCCCTCTCATTTAATAGGGAAGCAGGCATAGCTAATCCTCTCTTTCGTACCTGGCCCGGCAATGATCCATCGGCGGTCTTAAATTGGAGCTCCAGCGATGTTCCCGGCGTCACCTTAACGCAGGATGGTGATAATAACACCGTAATCTCGGCGACGAAAAAGGGCGTATTCAATGTCGGTGCCTCCCTGACACTCACCGCCACAAAGTTTGGGAAAAGCGACGTCTTACCTTTGCGTTTGGCCGGCGATACCGCCGACACTTCCTCCAATCCGTTATTGGCCCCGGCGCTTTCCGCCGCCGTCAGGGTCACGAGCGACATTACACGCGTAAAATCAATAAAGATAACAAACGCTCCGCAGTCGCTGAAAGAGGGTGAGGCCTTTAATCTCATCTGCGAAGTGCTGCCGGAGGACGCTACAAATAAAGATCTCGTCTGGAGCAGCAGCAATAATAAGGTGGCGGCGGTCACGGGGCAGAGTGGGGAGATCACGGCGCTTTTGGCGGGTGAGACGGTGATAACCGTGGAGGCGAGGGACGGCAGCGGCATACGCGATCAGTTTACCCTCACGGTGAAAAAAGATTATCTCTCCAACCCGAAGCCGGAACGGCCGGCGGTGAAGACCGATACGGCGGCGCTCTCCAAGCCTGAATACTACGGAGAGAGCGAAATAGAGGAATTGGCGAAGGCCATCAGCATGGATAAGAGCCTGTTGACGGCCAAGGAGGACGGCAGCGTAATTTTGCGCCAGGATGTTGTCGGCGGGGCGCTCGAATCTGTGAAAAAAGAGAACCCCGGCCTTTACTACGAGAGCGTGATGCCGGTGCCTCTCATCAAGGCGGCCTGCGGTTCAGCCGAGAGCGGCCGGATTATCGCCTTTGGTTTTACGGTGAGCGGGGATAACTTCGGCAAGGCGGACAGCGCGCGGGATATTAAGGTGATGAAGGTGCTTCCGGACGGCAGGGGCGTGCTTTTCAAGGCCATCGGCGAAGAACGCGAGATCGAAGACCGCAGCTGTGCCCTTTATAAGGACGGCGAAATATACAGCGGTCCGGTGATGCCGGAAGAGAATTATGTCCTGACTCTCTTTATAAAAGACGGCGGGGAGTTCGACCTTGACGGCGCGGAAAATGGCTCTGTCATAGACCCGCTGGTGGTGCTGAAGGCGAAGGAGGCCCCCGCGCGTGAGAGTTCGTCTGGCGGCGGCTGCAGCGCCGGGTTTGGCGGAGCCGCGCTTCTCGCGCTAGCGGCGCTGCCGGTACTGCTGCGCGGACGGCGCCGGAGGTAA
- a CDS encoding FAD-dependent oxidoreductase → MGDEIKDASSLTPFTPEEFKERHGAEVRVESRVTAIDRKNKNVTVESHGKRYTESYDKLLIATGAEPYRAPFPGAALPGVFTLRSLGDAKAIKSWITERGVKKAVVIGGGYIGLECAENLKKRDIDTFIVEMGNKLMAPFDTDVAARVQRHIENNGVGVQIGCQVRRIDDEGGLAVQMCPERRSADMVILAAGVRPDTGLAQAAGLEMNKKGSIITDAGMRTSDPNIYAVGDAVQVTNFVTGEADFVPLAGPASRQGRVAAENILGGDSRYDGAQGSGILKIFGMTAACTGINEEKARRHNIDCGSVSLEYPSHAGYYPGAEEIFMKVVFEKGTGRILGAQLTGLDGVDKRCDVMATAIRMRATAHDLTRIELCYAPPFGTPKDIVNVAGDLIEKALGRR, encoded by the coding sequence ATCGGCGATGAAATAAAGGACGCCTCCTCTCTGACTCCCTTCACACCGGAGGAGTTCAAAGAAAGACATGGCGCGGAGGTACGGGTGGAGAGCCGCGTCACCGCGATAGACCGTAAAAATAAGAACGTAACCGTCGAGTCTCACGGAAAACGGTACACTGAGAGCTATGACAAGCTGCTGATCGCCACCGGCGCGGAACCCTACCGCGCGCCGTTCCCGGGGGCGGCGCTGCCGGGAGTATTCACCCTCAGAAGCCTCGGCGACGCAAAGGCTATTAAGAGCTGGATAACCGAGCGCGGCGTAAAAAAGGCCGTCGTCATCGGCGGCGGCTATATCGGCCTGGAGTGCGCCGAGAACCTCAAAAAAAGGGATATAGACACATTCATAGTCGAGATGGGCAACAAGCTGATGGCCCCCTTCGACACGGATGTGGCGGCGCGCGTCCAGCGCCATATCGAAAACAACGGCGTCGGCGTACAGATAGGCTGCCAGGTAAGGCGCATCGACGATGAGGGAGGTCTCGCGGTGCAGATGTGTCCTGAGAGAAGGAGCGCCGACATGGTGATCCTCGCCGCGGGCGTGCGCCCTGACACCGGCCTCGCGCAGGCGGCGGGGCTGGAGATGAACAAAAAAGGCTCGATAATCACCGACGCGGGTATGCGCACCTCCGATCCCAACATCTACGCCGTCGGCGACGCCGTACAGGTGACAAACTTCGTCACCGGCGAAGCGGATTTTGTCCCGCTCGCCGGCCCCGCCAGCAGGCAGGGGCGCGTCGCGGCGGAAAATATCCTCGGCGGCGACAGCCGTTACGACGGCGCGCAGGGCAGCGGCATCCTGAAAATATTCGGCATGACGGCGGCCTGCACTGGTATCAATGAGGAGAAGGCGCGCCGCCACAACATAGACTGCGGCAGCGTAAGCCTCGAATACCCCTCGCACGCCGGTTATTACCCCGGAGCCGAGGAGATATTCATGAAGGTGGTCTTTGAAAAAGGCACGGGGAGGATACTGGGCGCACAGCTTACCGGACTGGACGGCGTGGACAAACGCTGCGACGTGATGGCAACGGCCATCCGTATGCGCGCAACAGCGCACGACCTGACGCGCATCGAACTCTGCTACGCCCCGCCCTTCGGCACGCCGAAGGATATCGTAAACGTCGCGGGCGACCTGATCGAGAAAGCGCTCGGCAGGAGATAA
- a CDS encoding FAD-dependent pyridine nucleotide-disulfide oxidoreductase, translated as MKIVIIGGVAGGATAAARIGSLSKEARVVMFEKGPFISLGT; from the coding sequence ATGAAAATTGTGATCATCGGGGGCGTGGCCGGAGGAGCCACAGCCGCCGCGCGTATCGGTTCACTGTCAAAGGAAGCCAGGGTGGTGATGTTTGAGAAGGGGCCCTTCATTTCATTGGGAACCTGA
- the pflB gene encoding formate C-acetyltransferase yields the protein MREEWQGFREGRWLEAVDVRDFIQTNYRPYEEGAEFLCGPTERTEALMKKLEHLFDLERQFGGVLDIDTQTVTSLTNYRAGYLDKEREIIVGLQTDRPLRRGVNPFGGIAMTRKACEAYGYSLSDKVEREFQYRTTHNDGVFRVYSDEIKTARHCGIITGLPDSYGRGRIIGDYRRVALYGVDRLIEEKRRDKARIAAAGVMLQDNIRLLEELYQQINFLGKLKEMASLYGFDISQPAANAREAVQWLYFAYLGAIKEQNGAAMSIGRVSTFLDIYFERDLARGRLDERGAQEIMDDFVMKLRMARHLRTPEYNELFAGDPMWITEALGGVGEDGRTLVTKNTYRMLNTLYNLGPSAEPNLTVLWSEALPEAFKRFAAKVSCDTDAIQYENDDLMRPVYGDDYAIACCVSAMRVGKEMQFFGARANLVKLMLMSLNGGRDEKSGEQVGPAHAPYEGEILEYDKVLALMDLYRPWLAGTYVSAMNMIHYMHDKYAYEKTQMALHDTEVHRYMAFGAAGLSVLADSLSAIKYAKVRAVRGEDGLITDFITEGDYPAFGNDDDRVDAIAREQIELFLNELKKNPAYRGAEHTLSILTITSNVVYGKKTGSTPDGRMAGEPFAPGANPMHNREKNGALASLNSVAKLSYAACRDGISNTFSIIPEALGHSQDERLGNMVSVLDGYFAQGAHHLNVNVLNRETLCEAMKYPEKYPNLTIRVSGYAVNFHKLSRAQQREVVSRTFHGVM from the coding sequence ATGAGAGAGGAATGGCAGGGTTTTCGCGAGGGGAGATGGCTGGAGGCCGTCGATGTGAGGGATTTTATCCAAACAAATTACCGGCCTTATGAGGAGGGCGCGGAGTTTCTCTGCGGCCCGACGGAGCGCACGGAAGCCCTCATGAAAAAACTTGAACATCTTTTTGACCTTGAACGGCAGTTTGGCGGCGTGCTGGATATCGATACGCAGACGGTGACCTCGCTGACAAATTACCGCGCCGGGTATCTGGACAAGGAGCGGGAGATCATCGTCGGCCTGCAGACAGACAGGCCGCTGCGCCGCGGCGTCAACCCCTTCGGCGGCATCGCGATGACGCGCAAGGCCTGCGAAGCCTACGGCTATTCGCTGTCGGACAAGGTGGAGAGGGAGTTTCAATACCGCACGACACATAACGACGGCGTATTTCGTGTCTATTCCGATGAGATCAAGACAGCGCGTCACTGCGGCATTATTACGGGACTGCCCGATTCTTACGGGCGCGGGCGCATCATCGGCGATTACCGCCGCGTCGCGCTTTACGGCGTGGACCGCCTTATAGAAGAAAAGAGGAGAGACAAGGCGCGCATCGCGGCTGCGGGCGTGATGCTGCAGGATAACATCCGGCTGCTTGAGGAGCTTTATCAGCAGATAAATTTCCTCGGCAAGCTCAAGGAGATGGCCTCCCTTTACGGCTTCGACATCTCCCAACCGGCGGCGAACGCCCGCGAGGCCGTACAGTGGCTCTATTTCGCCTATCTCGGCGCGATCAAGGAGCAGAACGGCGCGGCGATGTCCATCGGGCGCGTTTCGACCTTCCTCGATATTTATTTCGAGCGTGACCTGGCGCGGGGACGGCTTGACGAGCGCGGCGCGCAGGAGATAATGGATGATTTTGTGATGAAGCTGCGCATGGCGCGTCATCTGCGTACGCCGGAGTATAACGAGCTCTTTGCGGGCGATCCGATGTGGATAACGGAGGCCCTTGGCGGCGTGGGCGAGGACGGACGTACGCTGGTTACAAAAAATACCTACCGTATGCTCAACACCCTCTATAATCTGGGGCCGTCCGCCGAACCGAATCTCACGGTGTTGTGGTCGGAGGCGCTGCCGGAGGCCTTTAAACGCTTCGCGGCGAAGGTCTCCTGCGATACCGACGCGATACAGTACGAGAACGACGACCTCATGAGGCCGGTCTACGGCGACGATTACGCGATCGCCTGCTGTGTCTCGGCGATGCGGGTGGGTAAGGAGATGCAGTTCTTCGGCGCGCGCGCCAATCTCGTGAAGCTGATGCTGATGAGCCTCAACGGCGGGCGCGACGAGAAGAGCGGCGAGCAGGTCGGCCCCGCGCACGCGCCGTATGAGGGAGAGATCCTTGAATATGACAAGGTGCTGGCGCTGATGGATCTTTACCGCCCGTGGCTTGCCGGGACCTATGTTTCGGCGATGAATATGATCCACTATATGCACGACAAATATGCCTACGAAAAGACGCAGATGGCGCTGCACGACACCGAGGTGCACCGCTATATGGCCTTTGGCGCGGCGGGACTCTCCGTGCTTGCCGATTCGCTGTCGGCGATAAAGTACGCGAAGGTGCGTGCGGTACGCGGCGAAGACGGGCTTATCACCGATTTTATCACCGAGGGCGATTACCCTGCCTTTGGCAACGACGACGACCGGGTCGACGCCATCGCGCGCGAACAGATAGAGCTGTTTCTCAACGAGCTGAAAAAGAACCCAGCCTACCGTGGGGCGGAACACACGCTGTCGATCCTCACGATAACCTCGAATGTAGTCTACGGAAAAAAGACCGGCTCGACGCCTGACGGGCGCATGGCCGGCGAGCCGTTTGCGCCGGGTGCGAACCCGATGCACAACCGCGAGAAGAACGGGGCGCTGGCCTCGTTGAACTCCGTCGCCAAGCTGTCTTACGCGGCCTGCCGTGACGGCATCTCCAACACCTTCTCGATCATCCCCGAGGCGCTGGGCCATTCTCAGGATGAACGGCTCGGCAACATGGTATCGGTGCTTGACGGTTATTTCGCGCAGGGAGCGCACCACCTCAACGTCAACGTGCTGAACCGCGAGACGCTCTGCGAGGCGATGAAATATCCGGAGAAATATCCGAACCTCACGATCCGCGTCTCCGGCTATGCCGTGAACTTCCATAAACTCTCGCGCGCGCAGCAGCGTGAGGTGGTCTCGCGCACCTTCCACGGCGTCATGTAG
- the pflA gene encoding pyruvate formate-lyase-activating protein: MKGRVCGFQSMGAVDGPGLRCVVFAQGCPLRCAYCHNPESWAADGGYAVSVDELAAKIERLRPYIIKNGGVTLSGGEPLMQPDFAAALFRELKARGCHTALDTSGACGTRGAAEVLRCTDLVICDIKFTTEEDYARYCGGSLAPVMEFLALTAEMKKPLWLRQVIVPEINDGAAEAARLGELARGFANLERLELLPFRKICAAKYEKLGIAFPLKDYPECPTERIAELQRAAGIRRP; this comes from the coding sequence ATGAAGGGGCGCGTCTGCGGTTTTCAGAGCATGGGAGCGGTCGACGGTCCCGGCCTGCGCTGCGTGGTATTCGCGCAGGGGTGTCCGCTGCGCTGCGCTTACTGCCATAATCCGGAGAGCTGGGCGGCGGACGGCGGATATGCGGTCTCCGTGGATGAGCTGGCCGCGAAGATCGAACGGCTGCGCCCCTACATTATCAAAAATGGCGGCGTCACGCTCTCCGGAGGCGAGCCTCTTATGCAGCCGGATTTTGCGGCGGCGCTGTTTCGTGAGCTGAAGGCGCGCGGCTGTCACACGGCGCTTGACACCTCGGGGGCCTGCGGAACGCGCGGCGCGGCGGAGGTGCTGCGCTGTACCGACCTTGTGATCTGCGACATAAAATTCACGACGGAGGAGGACTACGCCAGATACTGCGGCGGCTCGCTCGCGCCGGTGATGGAGTTCCTCGCGCTGACGGCGGAGATGAAAAAACCGCTGTGGCTGCGGCAGGTGATCGTGCCCGAGATAAACGACGGGGCGGCGGAGGCGGCGCGCCTTGGCGAACTGGCGCGCGGCTTCGCCAATCTGGAGCGCCTCGAACTGCTGCCCTTCAGAAAAATATGCGCCGCGAAGTACGAAAAACTGGGTATCGCCTTTCCGTTGAAGGATTATCCCGAATGTCCAACGGAGCGGATCGCGGAGCTGCAGAGGGCAGCCGGTATCCGGCGGCCATAA
- the smpB gene encoding SsrA-binding protein SmpB, with the protein MPLEVRIVPEDKTVAQNRKARHEYFIIDSFETGIVLSGTEIKSIREGRANLKDGFASVEGGELWLHNVHISPYEKGTIYNKDPLRPRKLLVHKTEIRRLLEKTREKGFTLVPLKIYLKEGKRAKVELAVAKGKQLHDKRDSAAERDAAREIERAVRRKGRGEDY; encoded by the coding sequence ATGCCTCTCGAGGTGAGAATAGTGCCGGAAGACAAGACAGTTGCCCAGAATCGAAAGGCAAGGCATGAGTATTTCATCATAGACTCCTTTGAGACTGGCATCGTTTTGTCGGGGACTGAAATAAAGTCCATCCGCGAGGGCAGGGCCAATCTTAAGGATGGTTTTGCCTCCGTAGAGGGCGGCGAGCTATGGCTTCACAACGTCCATATCTCTCCCTATGAGAAAGGTACTATCTACAACAAAGACCCGCTGCGTCCGCGCAAGCTGCTCGTCCACAAGACGGAGATACGCAGGCTGCTCGAAAAGACGCGCGAAAAGGGCTTCACACTCGTCCCTCTCAAGATATACTTAAAAGAGGGAAAGCGGGCCAAAGTTGAGCTTGCCGTGGCAAAGGGCAAGCAGCTCCATGACAAACGCGACAGTGCCGCCGAACGCGACGCCGCGCGTGAAATAGAGAGAGCAGTCCGCCGCAAAGGCCGCGGCGAAGACTATTAA
- a CDS encoding tyrosine-type recombinase/integrase, with translation MLTEISVRDMKPRDVRYMKADGKGLYLEVVPAGQKYWWLRLTMDKKTKKFMLGKWPDLSVKEAREACALKKREIGIASGLDVPDVRFGELAEEWYKTRILPQSENYSRTVRMRLDKYVLPRFKDRPAAFIKGKEILALCKEIEQEGYIETAHRVLDIFAAAFQFGIPTGIVAADPTAGLSVNLMPVRSAHFAALTDRRDVAELMRGIRYYRQRRVRNALFFSAYTFCRPGEVRGALWHELDLLRCEWRIPAERMKGKREHVVPLSRQAVEILKDERLLLDEDGNKSEFVFPSERSPLRPMSENTVRVAIRSIGFGADKMTAHGFRHMASTILNESGLWSPDAIEMQLAHYAGGVREVYNQAKYMPERVRMMQWYADELDGLRDEG, from the coding sequence ATGTTGACGGAGATTTCCGTGCGTGATATGAAGCCGCGCGACGTTCGCTATATGAAGGCTGACGGCAAGGGGCTTTATCTGGAGGTTGTTCCGGCTGGACAAAAGTATTGGTGGCTGCGTTTAACCATGGATAAAAAAACTAAGAAGTTTATGTTGGGAAAGTGGCCCGACCTTTCCGTGAAGGAGGCCCGCGAGGCCTGCGCTTTGAAGAAGCGGGAGATCGGTATCGCCTCCGGGCTTGACGTGCCTGATGTTAGGTTTGGCGAGCTGGCTGAGGAATGGTATAAAACGCGCATTTTGCCGCAGTCTGAGAATTATAGCCGGACTGTCCGCATGAGGCTGGATAAGTACGTCCTGCCGCGGTTTAAGGATAGGCCGGCGGCTTTTATAAAGGGTAAAGAGATTCTTGCTCTTTGTAAGGAGATCGAGCAGGAGGGGTATATCGAGACGGCGCATCGGGTGCTGGATATTTTTGCGGCGGCGTTTCAGTTCGGGATTCCTACCGGTATTGTCGCGGCCGATCCTACCGCCGGTCTTTCCGTCAATCTAATGCCTGTACGGAGCGCGCATTTCGCCGCGCTGACTGACAGGCGGGATGTGGCGGAGCTTATGCGCGGAATAAGGTATTATAGGCAGCGGCGGGTGCGCAACGCGCTTTTTTTCAGCGCTTATACTTTCTGCCGTCCAGGGGAGGTTAGAGGCGCGTTGTGGCATGAGTTAGACCTGTTGCGCTGCGAGTGGCGCATCCCTGCGGAGCGCATGAAGGGCAAAAGGGAGCACGTCGTGCCGCTGTCACGGCAGGCTGTCGAGATATTAAAAGACGAAAGGCTGCTGCTTGACGAGGATGGCAATAAGTCGGAGTTCGTCTTTCCCTCGGAGCGGTCACCGCTGCGGCCGATGTCGGAGAATACGGTGCGGGTAGCTATCCGCTCTATCGGCTTTGGAGCTGACAAGATGACGGCGCACGGTTTCCGGCATATGGCCTCAACAATTCTCAATGAGTCCGGGCTATGGTCGCCGGACGCGATTGAGATGCAGCTTGCACATTACGCCGGCGGGGTGCGCGAGGTTTATAACCAGGCGAAGTATATGCCGGAGCGAGTGAGGATGATGCAGTGGTATGCGGATGAGCTGGATGGGCTGAGGGATGAGGGATAG